From the genome of Candidatus Roizmanbacteria bacterium, one region includes:
- a CDS encoding oligosaccharide flippase family protein: MDTLSQEELKRRGFISTISLFFQSGYSAVLGLIANLIVTILLSPHVFGIYITVLSIIALFNYFSDFGLAASLIQKKEMTEEDIKTTFTIQQTLIVTLITIGFFATTFVRKFYNLPQEGMYLYWSLLFAFFISSLKTIPSVFLERHIKFNKVVYVQVVENTLFYAAVSILAIMGFGLMSFTYAVMIRAVSGLILIYRISPWTPQFGFNKQSLKILLSFGVPFQATSFLALFKDDLIVLFLGKILGFELLGYVGWAKKWADAPLRVFMDNVGRVLFPVMSRVQDNKERLRSISQKLLYYQTMLLAPVMIGMMFALPLLVTLIPQYTKWQPAIPLFYIFALSSLIVSFSAPFMALFNALGKVKITFTFMLLITIVTWILTPILTKRYQEYGFPITHLIVSCTLGLILLKVRSTLDMKILPFIFKPLLSSAGMAVILFGVQKLFPEASIPLFIIISTTGAVSYFAIMTYIFNTNIYRELVQFKNNNE, encoded by the coding sequence ATGGATACACTAAGTCAAGAGGAACTAAAGAGAAGAGGATTTATTAGCACCATAAGTCTATTTTTTCAGAGTGGTTATTCTGCGGTTCTTGGACTTATTGCCAATCTTATCGTTACGATTCTTCTCAGTCCACATGTCTTTGGGATCTATATAACAGTCCTGTCGATAATAGCCCTCTTCAACTACTTCTCAGACTTTGGACTTGCCGCTTCACTCATACAGAAAAAGGAGATGACGGAAGAGGACATTAAAACCACCTTTACAATTCAACAGACTTTGATAGTTACCTTAATCACTATCGGTTTTTTTGCCACTACGTTCGTACGAAAGTTCTACAATCTTCCTCAGGAAGGCATGTATCTCTACTGGTCACTACTATTTGCTTTTTTCATCTCGTCTCTTAAAACTATCCCATCCGTTTTCCTTGAAAGACATATTAAATTTAACAAGGTCGTATATGTACAGGTAGTTGAGAATACCTTATTTTATGCAGCAGTTTCGATACTCGCAATAATGGGTTTCGGCTTGATGAGTTTCACTTACGCAGTGATGATCCGCGCCGTATCAGGACTAATCCTCATCTATAGAATATCACCGTGGACCCCTCAGTTTGGATTCAACAAACAATCTTTAAAAATACTGCTCTCATTTGGTGTTCCATTTCAGGCTACCTCTTTTCTAGCCTTATTTAAGGATGATCTCATAGTGCTCTTCCTTGGAAAAATCCTCGGGTTTGAGCTATTAGGTTACGTCGGTTGGGCGAAGAAATGGGCAGATGCACCTCTCAGGGTATTTATGGACAATGTAGGAAGAGTCTTGTTCCCCGTAATGTCTCGTGTTCAGGATAATAAAGAAAGACTTCGAAGCATCAGCCAAAAACTACTTTACTATCAGACTATGCTACTAGCGCCCGTTATGATCGGTATGATGTTTGCCTTACCATTACTCGTTACTTTGATACCTCAGTACACTAAATGGCAACCCGCCATACCTCTCTTTTATATTTTTGCGCTATCATCACTCATTGTTTCTTTTTCTGCCCCATTCATGGCGCTGTTTAATGCTTTGGGAAAAGTGAAAATAACCTTCACATTTATGCTTCTTATAACCATAGTGACATGGATTCTCACTCCGATTCTTACTAAGAGGTATCAAGAATACGGATTCCCCATTACTCATTTAATTGTGTCATGTACCTTGGGACTTATTTTATTAAAGGTGCGCTCAACACTTGATATGAAAATTCTTCCATTCATCTTTAAACCACTACTATCAAGTGCAGGAATGGCAGTAATATTGTTCGGAGTTCAAAAACTATTTCCGGAAGCGAGTATTCCTCTTTTTATTATCATCTCCACTACGGGTGCTGTTTCGTACTTCGCGATTATGACCTATATATTCAATACAAATATTTATAGGGAACTCGTACAGTTTAAAAATAACAATGAATGA
- a CDS encoding glycosyltransferase family 2 protein, which translates to MNDKLAIITVSFNKKAVTQLIESLAHQNHKNFTLYIVDTSGNNDTFPPLNLNVKVLNRINKGYAYGINEGIKEAMTDGVNAFCIINDDTYVEKDFTQKANASIKSHPSSLIGGKIYYAPEHEYHKDRYAKKDQGNVLWYAGGTVDWSHSQPGHRGVDEVDLKQFDKVEETEFITGCLMLLDKSVINSLGFLDESYFLYYEDADYCERAKKLNIKLIYDPSVKIWHLVSQSTDGSGSKLHQKYQKKNLVKFALKYAPLRTKLHVLKNYFFAV; encoded by the coding sequence ATGAATGATAAGCTTGCAATCATAACGGTCTCCTTCAATAAAAAAGCCGTCACTCAACTTATTGAGTCCCTCGCTCATCAGAATCACAAAAACTTTACTCTTTATATCGTTGACACATCAGGCAACAACGACACCTTCCCTCCACTTAACCTTAATGTGAAGGTTCTTAACCGGATAAATAAAGGATACGCTTACGGGATAAACGAAGGCATTAAAGAAGCTATGACAGATGGAGTTAACGCATTTTGCATAATCAATGACGATACATATGTTGAAAAGGATTTTACTCAAAAAGCTAATGCCTCAATAAAATCCCATCCAAGTTCCTTGATTGGAGGTAAGATATATTATGCGCCAGAACACGAATACCATAAAGACAGATATGCAAAAAAAGATCAAGGGAATGTACTTTGGTATGCGGGTGGAACCGTTGACTGGTCACATAGTCAACCGGGTCATCGAGGAGTAGATGAGGTCGATCTAAAACAATTTGATAAAGTGGAAGAAACGGAGTTCATTACGGGCTGCCTCATGCTCTTAGACAAGTCAGTTATCAACTCTCTTGGATTTCTCGATGAGTCGTACTTTCTCTACTATGAGGATGCCGATTACTGTGAGCGAGCAAAGAAACTAAATATTAAACTAATCTACGATCCATCTGTAAAGATCTGGCATCTCGTTTCACAGTCAACCGATGGGTCCGGATCTAAACTTCATCAAAAATATCAAAAGAAAAACCTCGTTAAGTTTGCTTTAAAGTATGCGCCTCTACGTACAAAGCTCCACGTATTGAAAAACTATTTTTTTGCTGTGTAA
- a CDS encoding chorismate mutase: protein MERRRGIERTRAMWAAVKDVARKEIVKLDEHLFDFFGKRLKEAHFIGKAKTHLGESVVDPKRREEVLNSWEQGFQRRGFQPGTGTKIGTVVLEVFENEQQVARDRGDYTAKK, encoded by the coding sequence ATGGAGCGTCGTAGAGGAATAGAGCGAACAAGAGCGATGTGGGCAGCGGTTAAAGATGTTGCGCGAAAGGAAATCGTAAAATTAGATGAACATCTCTTCGACTTTTTTGGTAAGAGGTTAAAAGAAGCACATTTTATTGGAAAGGCGAAGACCCATCTAGGAGAGAGTGTGGTAGACCCCAAACGTCGAGAAGAGGTTCTAAATAGCTGGGAACAGGGATTTCAAAGACGAGGATTCCAACCAGGTACGGGAACGAAAATCGGTACAGTTGTGTTGGAAGTATTTGAGAACGAGCAACAAGTAGCTCGAGATCGTGGGGATTACACAGCAAAAAAATAG
- a CDS encoding glycosyltransferase family 2 protein → MPDKIKAQNSDLKTVNSLSVLIYAHNDELNIERCIEGAQLICRNILLIDIGSTDKTVEIANRLGAQIVSLKQTEYVELVRMTGIKQAKTDWIFILDSDEVVTPELAREITSVISDLTSENLPAGRNGRQPTTAYRIPRKNIFSKSKWLKHGGWWPDSQTRLIKRSELVDWPSVIHSTPQINGERSDLKEPLIHYSHGDFSQMVKKTIKFEGTESELLYKAHKKTTTYTFFRKFLGELYRRLIMHKGFLDGKEGIAESIYQAYSKTVTYLMLYEKSR, encoded by the coding sequence ATGCCCGATAAAATCAAAGCTCAAAACTCAGATCTCAAAACTGTGAATTCCCTATCGGTTCTTATCTATGCTCATAATGATGAGCTGAATATTGAGCGATGCATTGAAGGAGCTCAGCTAATATGCCGGAATATACTACTCATTGATATTGGTAGTACAGACAAAACCGTTGAAATAGCCAACAGACTAGGGGCTCAGATTGTGTCGCTAAAGCAAACCGAGTACGTAGAACTCGTGCGAATGACAGGAATAAAACAAGCAAAGACTGACTGGATCTTTATTTTGGACTCGGATGAGGTTGTTACCCCAGAGCTAGCTCGCGAAATAACTTCAGTAATCAGCGATCTGACATCTGAAAACCTGCCTGCCGGCAGGAATGGCCGACAACCGACAACTGCATATCGCATTCCACGCAAGAACATATTTAGTAAGAGCAAGTGGCTTAAACATGGCGGATGGTGGCCAGACTCACAAACACGACTTATCAAACGATCTGAGTTGGTAGATTGGCCAAGCGTTATCCACTCAACTCCACAAATAAATGGAGAACGCTCAGATCTAAAAGAACCGCTCATTCACTACTCACATGGCGACTTTAGTCAGATGGTTAAAAAGACAATTAAGTTTGAGGGAACGGAATCTGAGCTCCTTTACAAGGCTCACAAAAAAACAACAACATATACTTTTTTTAGAAAGTTCTTAGGAGAACTCTACCGTCGACTCATTATGCATAAAGGTTTCTTGGATGGAAAGGAAGGCATTGCCGAATCAATCTATCAAGCATACTCGAAGACAGTTACATACTTAATGCTCTATGAAAAATCAAGATAA
- a CDS encoding glycosyltransferase family 4 protein: protein MKNQDNDKLARRSRLTKVGLYDPYLDVLGGGEKYLLQMLSTCEEMGYQPTIFWNKNLQKEISQRLNINFRSLTFEKNIFIDPSIHSFQRFLKLKEFDVFLYISDGSYFFSGARRNIVHAMVPLKNLYLSSSLNRIKHLNWSFVANSYFTQSHLKNWGVNSTVLYPYLDKNFLEAPIKKKEQIILSVGRFFGHLHSKNHERMIDVFLKNKKLSNGYTLILAGGLKDEDREYFESLKEKIGDVKNIILKPNVSYDELLGLYLKARYYWHFAGFGINDVSHPELVEHFGITPIEAMAMRVIPFCFNAGGPKELIADGVNGFLFNDEAELIGKMSSVMNDEKKQNEIAENAHNYALKNFSLEVYKQNLKKLI from the coding sequence ATGAAAAATCAAGATAATGACAAGCTTGCACGCCGAAGTCGCCTGACGAAAGTGGGTCTATATGATCCTTATCTAGACGTACTTGGCGGTGGAGAGAAATATCTACTCCAAATGTTGTCCACATGTGAAGAGATGGGATACCAGCCAACTATCTTCTGGAATAAGAATCTTCAGAAGGAAATATCTCAACGTCTAAATATCAACTTTAGATCACTGACCTTTGAAAAAAACATTTTTATCGATCCATCAATTCACTCCTTCCAAAGATTCCTTAAACTAAAGGAGTTTGACGTATTCCTATATATCAGCGATGGAAGTTATTTCTTCTCGGGTGCTCGACGTAACATAGTTCACGCTATGGTTCCCTTAAAAAACCTTTATCTATCATCCTCTTTAAATAGAATTAAACATCTCAACTGGTCATTTGTAGCAAATTCATACTTCACTCAATCTCATTTGAAAAACTGGGGAGTCAACTCAACAGTTCTCTATCCATACTTGGATAAAAATTTCTTAGAAGCACCAATAAAAAAGAAGGAGCAGATCATTCTTTCGGTTGGTAGATTCTTTGGTCACCTTCATTCCAAAAATCATGAAAGAATGATAGATGTATTTTTAAAAAACAAAAAACTTTCGAATGGATATACTCTTATTCTTGCGGGTGGATTAAAAGATGAAGATCGTGAATACTTCGAGTCCCTCAAGGAAAAAATTGGGGATGTAAAAAACATCATTCTCAAACCGAATGTTTCCTACGATGAACTTCTTGGGCTCTACCTCAAAGCAAGGTATTACTGGCATTTTGCCGGCTTTGGAATAAATGACGTGAGCCATCCTGAATTGGTTGAACATTTTGGCATTACACCGATTGAGGCAATGGCAATGCGAGTTATCCCCTTTTGTTTTAATGCGGGTGGGCCAAAGGAGTTAATTGCTGACGGTGTCAATGGATTTTTATTCAATGATGAAGCTGAGCTTATCGGAAAGATGAGCAGCGTCATGAACGATGAAAAAAAACAAAATGAAATAGCTGAAAACGCACACAACTATGCGCTAAAAAACTTTTCTTTAGAAGTTTATAAACAAAATTTAAAAAAACTCATATGA
- a CDS encoding glycosyltransferase family 2 protein — protein sequence MTLRNTQDNIEQSLKLISVVIPVYKKVDEFINYLDHNLMYLKDSEIIVINDDPYQSIKNRLSKYNLRLIENSTNLGFAGTIDIGVRLANHNFVFLLNSDVKLLDSSFQTTIKNLRLTKNIRHYFCTEGERRNYYWKNKLFWNQGLLQHTKADNLIEGETGWVEGGSSIIRKDLYEQIGGFDSIFSPFYWEDIELSYRARKHGYITWFDPTVLVEHHHESTIGAFWSKDQIKTIAYRNQLLCSWKNIKDTRIIFHFLFLISYLIRSIINRDFPFIYGFFKAIPFLFSSRFYKIR from the coding sequence ATGACCCTTCGAAATACTCAGGATAATATTGAGCAAAGTCTAAAACTGATATCTGTCGTAATCCCTGTCTATAAAAAAGTCGATGAGTTCATTAACTATCTAGACCATAATCTTATGTATCTGAAGGATTCTGAAATTATCGTAATCAATGATGATCCTTATCAGAGTATCAAGAATCGTCTCAGCAAGTATAACCTTCGACTTATCGAGAACTCAACAAACCTTGGCTTTGCAGGTACCATAGATATAGGAGTCCGATTAGCAAATCACAACTTCGTATTTCTTCTTAACTCCGATGTGAAATTACTCGACTCCTCTTTTCAAACCACTATTAAAAATTTGAGACTAACGAAAAATATTCGGCATTACTTTTGCACAGAAGGAGAAAGACGGAACTACTATTGGAAAAATAAACTTTTCTGGAATCAAGGACTTCTCCAGCACACAAAAGCTGACAATCTCATTGAAGGGGAAACTGGTTGGGTAGAGGGAGGATCGTCCATTATTCGCAAAGATCTGTATGAACAGATTGGTGGTTTCGATTCAATCTTCAGTCCTTTTTATTGGGAGGATATTGAGCTATCATACCGAGCGAGAAAGCATGGATATATCACATGGTTTGATCCAACCGTACTCGTAGAACATCATCACGAATCAACAATCGGAGCGTTTTGGAGTAAGGATCAAATTAAGACCATCGCTTATAGGAATCAGTTGCTCTGTAGCTGGAAAAATATCAAAGATACAAGAATTATTTTTCATTTCTTATTTCTCATTTCTTATTTAATTCGCAGTATTATTAATCGTGATTTTCCATTTATATATGGATTTTTTAAGGCCATTCCATTCCTTTTTAGTTCAAGGTTTTACAAAATAAGATAA